TCTGGTGGCCGGGCTGTCCGCGCGGGTACCGGGCCGGGTGTGGGAGTCGTCGCACCTGAGTGGACACAGGTTCTCCCCGACGGCGGCCGTGCTGCCGGCGGGGACGTTGCACGGCCAGTTGACCGTGGAGTCCGCGGTCGCCGTACTGGACGCCGCGGACCGCGGTGAAACCGTTGTGGAAACGCTGCGCGGCCGGTCCACCTGGACCAAGCGCGGCCAAGTCGCCGAGATCGCCGTCCGCAACCTCACTGGCGAGGTTGTCCTGGACGCGCTCAGCGTCGTCACGGAGGAGCTGGACACCGTCACCGTCGCCCACACCGACGGCCGGACCTGGCAGGTCCAGGTGACCAGCGATCCCGCCGACCCTCCCCGCCCGGAATCCTGTGGAAAGGAGCCTTTCGCCATGTCGATCCTGCGTGCCGGCACCGTAGTTCCGGGTGGTCCCCGATGAGCGCCGAGGGGCCGGTCCCCGGCTTCGAGGACCTCCTCGCGGCCAACGCCGACTACGCCAAGAACTTCTCGTACGGCGGCTTCGACGGCATCGCCCATGCCGGCGTCGGCGTCGTCACCTGCATGGACTCACGCATCCCGCCGCTCGAGCTGCTCGGCCTCAAGCCCGGCGACGCCAAGGTCCTGCGCAGCGCCGGCGGCCGCGTCACCGAACTGACGATGACCGGCCTGGTCCTCGGCGTCCACCTGCTCGGCGTCCGCCGCATCATGGTCATCCCGCACACCCGCTGCGCGATGGCCTCGATGACCGAGGACCAGATGCGCGAAAAGGTCGAGAGAGCCTCCGGCCTCCCGGCCGCCTACCTCACCCTCAACGTCATCCCCGACCAACTCGAGGCCCTCCGCCACGACGTGGCCGCCGTCCGCGAACACCCCCTGATCGGCGACGACGTCCTGGTCGGCGGCTTCATGTACGACGTAGACGACGGCCACCTGACCCAGATCGTCTAGAGGACGACGACCTTGCCGGTGTCCAGTTCGTAGTAGGCGCCGACCAGCTTCACCTTGCCGGACTTCTCCAGTGGTCCCAGGACCGGGGACTTTCGCAGCTCGGCGAGGACGTGCTGGACATTGGCGTGGACGGCGTTCTCCAATCTGTCCCCCGGCTTTCCGGTGACCTGCCGGACGGCCGGGGACAGCGTGTCGACCAGGTAGCCGATCTCCCCCGAGTGCCCGCCGGTGCGATGGCTGTCCATTGCCTTGATCGTCGCGTCGATCGCCCCGCACCGCTGGTGCCCGAGCACCATCAGCAACGGCGTCTTCAGCTCCGCGACCCCGAACTCCAAGCTCCCCGTCACCGAGTGGTCCAGCGCCTCACCAGCACTCCGTACGACGACCAGATCGCCGAGCCCCCGGTCGAAGACCAGCTCGATCGGCACCCGCGAGTCCACACACCCGATCACCGTCGCGAACGGCTGCTGACCCTTGCTCACGGCAACTCTTCGGTCCACTCCCTCGTCGATCGCTTCGGTGCGGTTGGCAACAAACCGAGCGTTCCCCTCCAGCAGCCGCTGCAGCGCCTGATCCCCCGTGGTGACAGGCGGTTCGACCACCGGCGCGAGCTGACCAGAAGCACCACTCGACGGCGTACCGGCGTCCTGACAAGAGCTCAGCACCACCACCCCCAGACTGGCGCCAAGACTGGCCCCCAACGCGTTGGACAGGAAGCGGCGACGGGAAGGCGGAGGCGGCAGGCTCACAGGAGTTCTCCTCACGGGCGGCGGAGCTGGGCGACCCCGTCTCCCGAAAGTAGCGCATTGCATACTGTCTGCAATACCCGCGACAGCCCACGAAGTCCGGCCGGAGCCGCCAGAACCTGATAGGAACTCCTTATGAGACTCCGCCCAAGCTCTCTTTCCCGATCCCTGATGGTCGGCGCCCTGGCCCTCAGCACCGTCCTGACCGCGACTCCCGCACCGGCCGCGATCGCGGTGCACAGCCAGCCGCTCGACCAGCACGGCTCGTGCTTCGACGCCGCGATCACCGGCACCGTCGAGGAGCAACGCCTCGACAACGGCGTCGCCGGCGGCCCGTCGGTGCCCGCGCAGATCCTGGTCCGCTCCGGCTTCGACAAGCAGGTGAAGCTCTTCACCCACCTGCTCTGCGCCGCGCCGAACAAGCTGGCCGCCCGCCTCGTCGTACGCGCCCAAGCCGAAGCACTCTGGCGTACGGCGACCTACCGAGCCCAGCACGCCCAGACCGCGCCGGCTCTACCGGCCACCGACGACCGCGGCCTGTACTGGGCCCGCATCTCGATGGCCCTCGCGCTACGCCAGTGGAAGCCCTCGTTCGGACTCAGCACGGCGGACCGCACCGAGCTGATCCGCAGCCTGGAGTACTCGTCCCGCGGCATCACGAGCACCCGGTTCTCCCCCGGCGTCCAGAAGATCCTGGTCACCGGCTTCGACCCGTTCACGCTCGACGCGGACATCCGGATCGGCAACCCGTCCGGCGCGAACGCGCTCTCCCTGGACGGCCGGCGCTGGCGCGCCGGCGGGACGACGTACGAGATCCAGACCGTCGTGTTCCCGGTCCGGTACACCGACTTCGACGAGAACATGGTCGAGGACGCGCTCGCCCCCCACTACCGCCGCGGCCCGCAGCACGCGGACCTGGTGATGACCGCGAGCCAGGGCCGGGTCGGCATCTTCGACCTCGAGGTCTTCAACGGCCGGCGCCGTTCGGTCAGCTCGATCGGCGACAACAACAACCTCCTCAGCGGCGGCACGATCAACGCGCCGATCGTCTCCCCGAGCATGCCCACCGGCCCCGAGTGGCTGACCACCAGCCTCCCGACCGCCCGGATGGCCCAGGCCGACGTCGCCCCGTTCCGCACCCGGGTCAACACGTCGGTCCTCGAGATCCCCGCCGGCCAGACCCTGCCGGTCCGTCAGCCGCTAGGCCCGACGCCCGGCTCCATCGCCTCCGAAGGCGCCGGCGGCGGCTACCTGTCCAACGAGGTCGCCTACCGCAACACCCTCCAACGCGACCTCCTCGACCCGCTGATGCCCGCCGGCCACCTGCACGTCCCGGTCCTCCAGTTCGACCTCGCGAACAAGACCGAGATCACCGACCCGACCTACGAGGCCAACCGCGACGCCATCGTCCGCGGCGCCCACGCCGTACTGCGGAAGGCCCTCAGCTGAGGATCACGTCGAAGGCGGCCATCACCGAGTCCAGGTGGTGGTCGGCCTTCGGGCCCTCGTGGTGGTGACCGACCTGGATCGTGCGCATCCCGGCGTTGATGCCGCCGAGGATGTCGTACGCCGGGTGGTCGCCGACCATCCAGCCGCCTTCGAGGCGCGCGCCGGTCTGCTCGGCGGCGAGCGCGAAGATGCGGCGGTCGGGCTTGCGGACGCCGGCGCTCTCGGAGATGCAGGCATAGTCCACCGCGGCCCCGATCCCCGTGTGCTCGAGCTTCCGCGACTGCTGCACGACCCCGCCATTCGTGATCACCGCAACCCGCCAGCCGGCCTCGCGCAGCCGAGCGATTCCCTCCAGCACCTCGGGCTCGACTGACGTGAACAGCGGATGCTCCCGGTCGTACTCGTCGACCAGTTCCTCCACCGATCGCTCGACGCCAAACGCCTTCACTCCGGCGAACAGCTCCTCGCGCGGCTTGAACCCGCCCTCGTCCTCAGCCAGCAACCAGGCGAGGGCGTCGGGGCCCAGCCCTTCCTTCTCGACCCACCACTCGGCCCAGGCCCGGAACGCGCCGTCCCGATCGATCAACGTGTTGTCCAGATCGAACACCACCAACCGCGGCCGCTTGACCGGCACGAACGCACGCCAGTCCGCGGGCCTGATCTCGTACTCGACCTCGCCGTACTCCGCGCCCGGCTCGTCGTGCGATGACGGGAAAGCCCGCGCGAAGGTCAGCCCCAGCGAGGCCATCGTCGCCCGGGACCCCAGGTTCACCGTCAGCGTCTGCGCGAAGATCCGCTCCAGCCCCACCTCGTCGAACCCGTACCGCAGCAGCTCCCGCGAGCCCTCACTCGCGTACCCCCGCCCCCACCGATCCCGCAGCAGCCGGTATCCGAGCTCGGCCTCACCGTCCACCTTCGGCTGATCCGGCCCGTACGGCGGCCGCAAGATCCACCA
The Kribbella italica DNA segment above includes these coding regions:
- a CDS encoding beta-class carbonic anhydrase; this translates as MSAEGPVPGFEDLLAANADYAKNFSYGGFDGIAHAGVGVVTCMDSRIPPLELLGLKPGDAKVLRSAGGRVTELTMTGLVLGVHLLGVRRIMVIPHTRCAMASMTEDQMREKVERASGLPAAYLTLNVIPDQLEALRHDVAAVREHPLIGDDVLVGGFMYDVDDGHLTQIV
- a CDS encoding carbonic anhydrase, coding for MSLPPPPSRRRFLSNALGASLGASLGVVVLSSCQDAGTPSSGASGQLAPVVEPPVTTGDQALQRLLEGNARFVANRTEAIDEGVDRRVAVSKGQQPFATVIGCVDSRVPIELVFDRGLGDLVVVRSAGEALDHSVTGSLEFGVAELKTPLLMVLGHQRCGAIDATIKAMDSHRTGGHSGEIGYLVDTLSPAVRQVTGKPGDRLENAVHANVQHVLAELRKSPVLGPLEKSGKVKLVGAYYELDTGKVVVL
- a CDS encoding GNAT family N-acetyltransferase, which produces MEQPSLRAGRLELVPLGDEHLELEVLLDSDPEVMRYLGGRARPREEVVVAHRRRMDDARRNPGLGFWVGFDDDGFVGWWILRPPYGPDQPKVDGEAELGYRLLRDRWGRGYASEGSRELLRYGFDEVGLERIFAQTLTVNLGSRATMASLGLTFARAFPSSHDEPGAEYGEVEYEIRPADWRAFVPVKRPRLVVFDLDNTLIDRDGAFRAWAEWWVEKEGLGPDALAWLLAEDEGGFKPREELFAGVKAFGVERSVEELVDEYDREHPLFTSVEPEVLEGIARLREAGWRVAVITNGGVVQQSRKLEHTGIGAAVDYACISESAGVRKPDRRIFALAAEQTGARLEGGWMVGDHPAYDILGGINAGMRTIQVGHHHEGPKADHHLDSVMAAFDVILS